One segment of Coffea arabica cultivar ET-39 chromosome 7c, Coffea Arabica ET-39 HiFi, whole genome shotgun sequence DNA contains the following:
- the LOC113694668 gene encoding uncharacterized protein codes for MAVLSPYHLCYSFQNLLFPALYIPLFPSFAGIQQTSEENLGEQRKYSTKLVLEEIAGASSYKDSQTSATSGAKRSLEFPEDLPADTHAKHPTKAPEEFAKEPAKLYGPPANIKDSPTKKAKAKED; via the exons ATGGCTGTTCTATCGCCTTATCATCTATGCTATAGCTTTCAGAACTTACTATTTCCAGCTCTATATATACCTCTGTTTCCCAGTTTTGCCGGTATTCAGCAGACGAGCGAAGAAAATCTAG GCGAGCAAAGAAAATATAG CACAAAGTTGGTACTTGAAGAAATTGCTGGAGCCAGTTCTTACAAAGACAGCCAGACATCTGCAACCAGTGGAGCAAAACGAAGCCTTGAGTTTCCAGAAGATTTACCAGCAGACACACATGCTAAACATCCAACAAAGGCTCCTGAAGAGTTTGCCAAAGAACCTGCAAAACTGTATGGTCCACCTGCAAATATCAAAGACAGTCCAACCAAGAAAGCTAAAGCAAAGGAAGACTAA